The nucleotide sequence AACTTTTTGCTTGCGCGTGTGCCACCGGGACAAGACGGCAATTGGTGGCAAGCGTCTTTGGAAAGGCAAAAGATACTTGTAGCCGTCTTTCCCGATGATGGCTTGGAAAATTATATCCGCGTCAGCATCGGTACGAAAACGCAAATGGATGCATTCCTTTCCGCCGCCCGTGACATTTCTGAAAGCCTGAAGATGCAGAGTCTGCCGGTTAAGCACCGTTAGTCGCTGCTTGTCGCGCAGACACCACTCAACAGCCAAGACGATATTGCGGGACCTGAGATTTTAAAACAGCACGAGGTCGACGCAACCGTGTCGGGGACTGGTTGTCCCCGGTGCACCATTTGGAGGCCCGCACGTGGATAACGGGCCGAAACCAACCTCTTTGATCACCTGGATTTAGATTTTTTAGTCAAACATTTGGAGACAATCACATGGGAAACGCCTTTCCTTCCAATCTAACCTTCGGCATCTTCGATCATCTCGACGAGGACGGCTGCGACATCGCCCAGCAATATTCAGATCGCCTAAGGTTAGCAGAGGTGTGCGATCACCTTGGTTTTTATGCGTACCATCTCGCTGAGCACCACTGCACCCCGCATGGGAGAGGTCCATCGCCAAATCTGTTCTTATCGAGTGTCGCACAGCGCACGCGTCGGCTTCGTGTCGGGCCCCTCGTCATGCTGCTGCCGCTTTATCATCCGCTGCGGGCGTTCGAAGAAATCTGCATGCTGGACCAATTGAGCGGTGGTAGGGTCGAACTCGGGATAGGGCGCGGCTCTCTCCCGGTCGAGTTGGGTTATTTCGGGATTGGTGCGGAGGCGGCGCCAGGCTGCTACGCGGAAGCCAGTGAAATCCTTGTTAATGCGATGAAAGGCGGCACGCTATCCCATAAAGGCGAGCATTTTGAGCTGAGCGACATTCCTCTGACGTTACGACCTCATCAACGTCCGCATCCGCCGACGTGGATCGCCACCAACCGACCTGAATCAGCCCGCTGGGCCGCTGCGAACGGCGCGAATATCGCGTGCGTCGGACCTTCCTCTTCCGTCCGCAAAATTACTGATGCCTTCCGCGCCCATCGAGAGCACGACACGAGCGCAGACGATCAAGCGCCATTTCGTGGATTGCTCCGCATGGTCGTGATTGGACGTTCTGACCTGCATGCCTGTTCGCTCGCAGCGTCTGCCTACGAACATTGGCTTAGGAGCTTTAAATTCCTTTATGAGCTCAACGAACTCCCGACTCCCCCAAACCTGCCGCTGACCTTTGACGAGGCGGTCGAGAGTGAATTATGCGTGGCAGGAACGGCGGCTTCGGTGCGACAAACTCTTCTTGATCAGCTGGAAGAGGCAGGCGCCAACTATCTTCTTTGTCAACTTGCGTTTGGGAGTCTGCCGCTGGACGCTTCCCTATACACCGCAGCCACCATTCAATCCGAAATTATGGCTCAACTCGGCTGACGACAAAATTCGCGGTTCGGTGAGCCTATCATTGCGGCAGCGCTTCTCGACACTCCCCGCAAAGTTGCGGGGACTACCGAAAAACGCTCAGGATTATCCTGCAGGCCGGGTCGGCAAATGGCGCCCATGATAGACTGGACCGATTTGGCGTGAAATAAGGGCTCTTGCGGGGTGCGTCGTACCTCTCGTCGTACCAATCTAGTTACCGAAACCGAGGAATTCACTCGATACGCGCCGCTGGTGTTTTGTGAGGGCGGCGTAAAGGGTGCAAAATCTAAGCGTACAACTATGCGCCGCGAAATTTTGTGGTAATTCTCCTTAAAGCCATTCTTGTGGCGGTCGCGGTAACGCTCGCAATTGCTGCTGGCGGCTCAGCGTTTGCTGATGAAACGCCACAAGCGTGCGCAATGATTGCGGATTCCCTGCAGAGACTCACATGCTTCGATAAGCTGGTTCCAAAGGCGCAAGATTCCTCGACGCCAGGTGCGTCGAGTGCGAATGGTGCAGCAGCAACGACTTCGGAGCCGGCCAAAACAGACGTAGCCAAATGGGAGGTGACGGAGGACAAGTCGTCGTTTGACGATAGCTCTACCGTTGCTGGGGGTCTCCTCCCTACGAAGGTTTCATATACAGGCGTTGGCGATGGCGAAGCTTTGCTTATTTTGCGTTGCTCGGAAAACAGGACAACGGTCGTCTTCAGTGCCAATATGTTTATGACAGACGACACTGTTCGCGTGACGACCAGAATCGGTGATGAGCCTGCCGCATCGAGCCTTTGGACAAGGTCGACGAACTACAAGGCGGTGGGACTCTGGGACGGATCCAAAGCGATTCCGTTTATCAAGAAGCTCCGCAACAATGATAAGTTTGCCGTTCGAATAGAGGCAAATGATCGTGTTGACGCAGAGTTCAACCTATCAAATGTTGAAGAAGTGTCCGCTAAAATTGGCGCCGCGTGCAAGTGGTAGCGGATGACGCTTCCTGCCACCCGTTGACAAAAACGTAAGTTTACACCAATGTCACGATCAGACGCATAGCGAAATTTTATTTGTTGTGTCAAATTTTGTAAACCAGGGAGGGCAAAAGTGTCAAGCGAAAAATTCAATACAAATGAAGCTGCGGCCTACATTCGGAAGTCGGCGAGCTGGCTCAACAAAACGCGCTTAATTGGAAGTGGCCCGGTTTATCTGAAGGTTTGTGGTTCCGTCACGTATCTCAGGTCAGACCTCGATGCGTGGCTTACCGGGACTCGAGGGACGGCTGTCTACGAATTCGCAAATGACAATGCTCGCGCGATGGCGGCTGCCTAAATCGCCTGATTCTAGACTTCGGCACGGCCGATCCCGACAATCAATCATCATTCATTAATCGTTTGCCGAGCGCCGGCGAAGGAGGATTATTTGCGCATTTCTGACACCAGCAGACCCGTTCACGGATACGGGTTGACGATATACAGCGACGGCGAAAAGAATGTCTGCGGCTTTCTCGATGGCTCTCCGGTCCTCGTCCCGACGGGCGTAGGCAAAGAAGACGACCGCCGTCGCTTTCGCTTCTCAGAGGGCGAGCGGGAACTGCGCAGCAAGGGCGATATTTTCTGCGCAGACATGGGAACGGCCGGTTTCGTCCGGCAGGCTATCAACGAGAAGCTCGTGTTCACGGATCGCGGGCTCATCGAAAGCGGCGGTCGGCTCAGTCTTATTCCGCGGAAGTGGCGCCATTGGCTGTGTCGAGCTCCATAAATGTCCTGAGGGCGGCGGCGGTAATAGCTTCGGGGAGAGGCCCTCCGAATGTCACCGATCGGCGACCACCTAGCGCGGTTGGCGCATAAGAAACATGATCCCCGTTCGGCGCGCGAAGAAGCCGCATCCCGTAGATGGCCACGTTATCGGAGAGTTGCATATCGAAATTGGCGACATGCAACATCCTCCCGCCGCTACGGTGAGCGACGGGTTTTAGATCGAGCACCTGCATATCAAGCCGCCCACCGCTTGAAGACGCGGTCGCCGTTTCTGATTTCAAACGTGGCCGTAAGCCCGTGTAGCTCGTTGATGTCGTCGAGCACCAAGCGCTAGCAATGATCGCTCATTACAAAACTCGAGGGCATCTACAACTGTAGTATTAGCGTTCACTCGTCAACAAGAGACCTAGGATACTCGGGGGCGGGCGGTGCGCAAACCTCATCGAGCCTCCCCACGATGGCACCCGGCGAACTCATGCCGGAACTGACGAGGGCGATGGCCTGCGTTAGCGCGGCCTGGCCGTGTTCGCTTTTGACATTGACATGATTTCTCTCTGACCAACGGACGACTACGGACGTCACGAGTTCAATCTCATCATCGGTAAAGGAAACTAATTCGAAAAGAGACATACCAGCTCTCCTATTTCAGGCAAGAGCAGATCGTCTCTCAAGCGGCCCGGGGCACCCGGTTGAAATTGTCGGGCCGATAAATAAGGATGCGCTTAAATAACGCATAAGGCAAACGAAGCCATCAAGAATCATGGTTACCGTACGCTAACAGACGATGCGCGAAGAACCGAAGCGGACCGCACGGCCACGTGCAAGGGGATGAAGCACTGTTACAGGAGAACTTGGCCGCACGATCCATTCCGCCGAACATCCGAGGCGCTCGGAATGTTCCTAGTCGTGCGCTTCAAATTCCTGATCAGCAATATCATCGTCGGGACTTGAATGTGCTCGCGAATGACTGCTGAGGCTTCCGAGAAGATCAGACAATTCGAAATCGCGATCTTCCGTGGCCTTCGCGGATCGCGCCGAAAATTCGGGTCCGGCTACAACGGGCGAGGAATCCACCTGATAGCTCCGGAAATCTCCGGTGCTACAAATTAAAGTCCTGTCGAAGCGATCGTCCGGGCGAGGCCGAGATAGTAGTTCTTCCCATCATGCTTGGCGAATATGACCCATTCGCCGGTGAGCTTTCCGTCCACACTGCGGTTTTTGACCGGCAAAGTTGATACGGCTTGCGCTAGCTCATCAATAGCCTGAGGTGTTATGACCGGGTATTTCACCGGATCGAGGATTTCATCGACAATGGTATTGAGGCCGTTCTTTCCACGCGCTGGGAAGATATTGGCAGGGAGATAGCGTGCCGTGAAGTAATGTTTGTGCCATAAGGCCTTAAGCGACTCGTCTCTGAATTTGGTCACAGTGACATCGCTGTTCGGCTTGCCGGCCTCTACGTTGTGGACTGCTTGGATGATCTCGGTTGGGTCGATGCCAAAGGCGACCATGTGTACGAAGATGTCGCGCCACCACGATTCTGACATCCGTGAAAGAAGCTCCTCATCGCGTACAAAACGCGCTTTGAGAACGTCAATTGCCGCTGTCGTGATTGTTATCTCGCGATCTTGAAGTTTCACAGTCCAGGCCATCGAAAGGAGTCCGGATCATCAAGTCCTTATAACAACCTATGGCGGCGGACGAGGTTTGCAACCTCCACTCGCGCGAGATAGAGAGCGGCCGCGGCCGTGTGGGTATGACGACCGCCGTCAGTCTCGCAATCAGCGGTGAGCATTCGCCTCAAGCACTCGCCGAGGCGCACGGCCACGCTACGCGGATCGAGCAGTACAAGCGGCCGGTAGAATAGTCCTCGCCGAATTCGCGGTGGATATTTGCGCTATGCATGATGTAATTATCGCATGGCGAAGTCCCCGCGTTCCAGGCCTCTTCAGGCGACCGACAAACAACTGCGATCCCGGCCGCGCAAGCCACGAGATCCAGCGCAGCCCAATCTTCCCCTCGACCATATGCCAGAACGCATAGAGCCGTGCCTGGCGCTGCTGAAGCCAAGGCCGCCCAAAAGGGCCGCAGTGGGCATACGAAATCAAGTGGGACGGCTATCGCCTTTCCGTGCACCTTGAGCCCGAAAGGCGTTCGCATCATCACCAGCGGCGGCCATGATTGGACGGATCGGTTCCCGGCTATTGCAAAAGCGGCCAAGAAGCTCGACGTGGCGACCGCGATCCTTAATGGCGAGGCGGTCGTGCTCGACGAGCAAGGCAGGTCCGATTTCGGGCTGCTGCAGCAATCGCTCGGCGGCCGGGGCGGCAAGCGAACCTCAGACGACGCGATCTTCATGGCCTGCGATCTGCTCTATTTTGACGGTCGTGATCTGAGGCAGTTGGAATTCACGGCGCGGCGCCATCTCCTGGAAGGGCTGATCAAGAGCAGAGACGACGTCATACGGCTCTCTGAAGAGATCGAAGCTGACGGAGACCGGTTTTTGTAGCTGCCTGCGAGCACGGCCTCGAGGGCATCATCGCCAAAGACCGAGAAAGCACCTATCGTTCCGGTCGCATCGGCGACTGGCTGAAAATCAAATGCATCCAGAGCGACGGCTTCGCGATTGTCGGCTATGAGCATTCCTTCGTAGCGCGTGCTGGCATTGGTTCGCTGCTGCTCGCAGCACGCCAGGGCAAGAAGCTGATCTATGTCGGATCGGTCGGTACCGGATTCAATGAACGCACCGCGTATGAGCTGCGCGAAGCTCTCGACAAACTCAAGGCGAAGAAACCGCCTGTCGAATATTCAGGTCGGCGCAAATATATCGTTTAGGTGAAGCCGACGCTGGTGGCGGAGGTCGAATATCGCGCCGGGACGCATGACGGGAAACTGCGGCACGCCTCTTATAGGGGCCGCGCCAGAGGAGAATGCCGGGATTTATGA is from Rhizobium gallicum bv. gallicum R602sp and encodes:
- a CDS encoding type VI secretion system-associated protein TagO, with amino-acid sequence MVILLKAILVAVAVTLAIAAGGSAFADETPQACAMIADSLQRLTCFDKLVPKAQDSSTPGASSANGAAATTSEPAKTDVAKWEVTEDKSSFDDSSTVAGGLLPTKVSYTGVGDGEALLILRCSENRTTVVFSANMFMTDDTVRVTTRIGDEPAASSLWTRSTNYKAVGLWDGSKAIPFIKKLRNNDKFAVRIEANDRVDAEFNLSNVEEVSAKIGAACKW
- a CDS encoding LLM class flavin-dependent oxidoreductase; amino-acid sequence: MGNAFPSNLTFGIFDHLDEDGCDIAQQYSDRLRLAEVCDHLGFYAYHLAEHHCTPHGRGPSPNLFLSSVAQRTRRLRVGPLVMLLPLYHPLRAFEEICMLDQLSGGRVELGIGRGSLPVELGYFGIGAEAAPGCYAEASEILVNAMKGGTLSHKGEHFELSDIPLTLRPHQRPHPPTWIATNRPESARWAAANGANIACVGPSSSVRKITDAFRAHREHDTSADDQAPFRGLLRMVVIGRSDLHACSLAASAYEHWLRSFKFLYELNELPTPPNLPLTFDEAVESELCVAGTAASVRQTLLDQLEEAGANYLLCQLAFGSLPLDASLYTAATIQSEIMAQLG